In one window of Macrobrachium rosenbergii isolate ZJJX-2024 chromosome 27, ASM4041242v1, whole genome shotgun sequence DNA:
- the LOC136853592 gene encoding perlucin-like isoform X1: protein MVDSAPMLLVLVAFGSVVSSVSGDISCEPGWLQFGSSCFYLANDSGNWFHGYEFCKGIGGSLATIRSEDENYFIAGALAASNASNVWIGFHDQQVDGYFEWISGQPTTFSNFAPGQPDYGLERKENCVEIREDLDYKWADSYCLDHKVYLCSRDAE from the exons ATGGTTGATTCCGCTCCGATGCTGCTGGTGTTGGTGGCTTTCGGCTCTGTTGTATCTTCG GTGTCGGGTGACATATCCTGCGAGCCAGGATGGCTTCAGTTCGGGTCCTCGTGCTTCTATCTGGCGAACGATTCTGGAAACTGGTTTCACGGGTACGAGTTCTGTAAAGGCATTGGTGGAAGCTTGGCCACTATCCGCAGTGAGGATGAGAATTACTTCATTGCTG GCGCGTTAGCAGCAAGCAACGCCTCAAACGTCTGGATCGGCTTCCATGACCAACAAGTCGATGGGTACTTTGAATGGATCAGTGGTCAACCCACCACCTTCTCTAA CTTTGCCCCTGGACAACCTGACTACGggttggaaagaaaagaaaactgtgtgGAGATAAGGGAAGACCTCGATTACAAGTGGGCAGATTCCTACTGTCTTGACCACAAAGT ATACCTGTGCTCGCGAGATGCCGAATAA
- the LOC136853592 gene encoding low affinity immunoglobulin epsilon Fc receptor-like isoform X2 has translation MVDSAPMLLVLVAFGSVVSSVSGDISCEPGWLQFGSSCFYLANDSGNWFHGYEFCKGIGGSLATIRSEDENYFIAGALAASNASNVWIGFHDQQVDGYFEWISGQPTTFSNFAPGQPDYGLERKENCVEIREDLDYKWADSYCLDHKV, from the exons ATGGTTGATTCCGCTCCGATGCTGCTGGTGTTGGTGGCTTTCGGCTCTGTTGTATCTTCG GTGTCGGGTGACATATCCTGCGAGCCAGGATGGCTTCAGTTCGGGTCCTCGTGCTTCTATCTGGCGAACGATTCTGGAAACTGGTTTCACGGGTACGAGTTCTGTAAAGGCATTGGTGGAAGCTTGGCCACTATCCGCAGTGAGGATGAGAATTACTTCATTGCTG GCGCGTTAGCAGCAAGCAACGCCTCAAACGTCTGGATCGGCTTCCATGACCAACAAGTCGATGGGTACTTTGAATGGATCAGTGGTCAACCCACCACCTTCTCTAA CTTTGCCCCTGGACAACCTGACTACGggttggaaagaaaagaaaactgtgtgGAGATAAGGGAAGACCTCGATTACAAGTGGGCAGATTCCTACTGTCTTGACCACAAAGTGTAA
- the mTerf3 gene encoding transcription termination factor 3, mitochondrial: MTFILRRGGSLLRSSLIQRPAVTFLQRNSSGNAATDQHQEKALILQGPLDDTSLDCHPKSEEIYDAVVPIKKKNDALSIAKEEELFDVAPEIRPTFNLAAYANKSHTLQQMVKLGVNLTRWERDQEFSTYILKQDFEDLKQHIIFLNDVGVVADDLGRWLSLNPHIFRESIDDLQVRINYLISKKFQESQISRIVMHNPKWLLHSTVEIDSKLGFFQRTFKLTNAEVRLLATKQPKLITHDLNLIKKRNFSVLEEMGFSTDEMKSLLLSKPKLWMLHGVSLMRRFDYIHNQIGFTHTQIVDFPKVLMSRDFRIKERHKYLKLIGRDQFDPSKPNYVSPDSLVAGDDAEFCTNIAKTPVKDFNNFLKTL, from the exons ATGACCTTTATATTAAGAAGAGGGGGTTCTCTTTTAAGGTCTTCATTGATACAGAGACCTGCTGTAACTTTCCTACAGAGAAACTCTTCAGGTAACGCAGCCACTGATCAACATCAGGAAAAAGCATTGATTTTACAAGGGCCATTAGATGATACATCCCTTGATTGCCATCCAAAGAGTGAAGAGATTTATGATGCAGTTGTGcctattaagaagaaaaatgatgcCCTTTCAATTGCCAAAGAAGAAGAGTTATTTGATGTTGCACCTGAGATACGTCCAACCTTCAACTTAGCCGCATATGCAAATAA GTCACATACTCTGCAGCAAATGGTAAAACTTGGTGTCAATTTGACCAGGTGGGAAAGAGATCAAGAATTCAGCACATAcattcttaaacaagattttgAGGACTTGAAGCAGCATATAAT ATTTCTTAACGACGTGGGTGTGGTTGCTGACGATTTGGGAAGATGGCTGAGTCTTAATCCTCATATATTTAGAGAAAGTATTGACGATCTACAAGTACGAATCAATTACCTTATTTCAAAAAAGTTTCAAGAGTCACAGATCTCGAGAATAGTAATGCACAACCCAAAATGGCTCTTGCACAG CACTGTAGAAATTGATAGCAAATTGGGATTTTTTCAACGAACGTTTAAGCTTACTAACGCTGAAGTAAGACTTCTTGCTACTAAACAACCCAAGTTGATCACCCATGACTTGAATCTCATCAAG aaGAGAAATTTTTCTGTCCTAGAGGAGATGGGATTTTCAACTGATGAAATGAAGAGTTTATTACTCAGTAAACCAAAGTTATGGATGTTGC atgGTGTATCTCTCATGCGTCGCTTTGATTACATCCACAATCAAATAGGCTTCACTCATACGCAGATAGTCGATTTCCCCAAAGTATTAATGTCTAGAGATTTTAGGATTAAGGAGCGtcacaaatatttgaaattaattgGCAGAGATCAGTTTGACCCTTCGAAACCAAATTACGTTTCTCCTGATTCATTGGTAGCTGGGGATGATGCTGAATTCTGTACTAACATCGCAAAAACTCCAGTTAaagattttaataactttttgaaAACTCTGTGA